AGTAAGATACAATCAAGCTTTAGAAAATTTCAAAAAAGGAGACCTTTTAGATTCTGTTAATCTTATTTTAGGAGACGGAACTGAAGAGGTTAAAAAATTAAATGAAAAATTTGACTTTATCTTTATTGATGCTTCAAAAGGTCACTATATGGAATTTTTCAACGATTCATTTGAAAGACTTACTGAAAATGGTATGATTTTTATTGATAACATCATGTTCAGAGGATATCTGTATAAAGAGTATCCAAAAAGATTTAAAACTATAGTTAGAAGACTTGATGAGTTTATAACTTATCTTTCTCAAAATCATGATTTCGTTCTTCTTCCATTTGGAGATGGAATTGGTCTTGTAAAAAAATAAATAACTATTTTAATAATAGAAAAAGTAGGATTTACATCCTACTTTTTTTATACCTATCTTTATATCTCTCTAAATACTTGTACTCTCCATTTAATATCCAGTTACAAGTTAAAGCTATTATAACTCCAACTATTGTTGTTAAAATTCTTTTTCCAGCCCAAAAGTAAGGATCACGCCCCTCCATATTTGTTGCTATTCCTAAGAAAACAATACAAGCTATTGTATTAGACGATGGTTTCTTTAATACATAAGTACATCCAAATATAATTATAACCATCGAAAGAGCCATAATAATGCTTCCTTTAAAATCACTTGCTTCTGTAGTTATAAAATAGATGGCTAATAGTCCCATTAGCCCTCCAAATATTGTTCCAATTACTCTTTCTATACCTACTTTTACAGAATCTTTAACAGTTCCTTGCAAGCAAGATACTGCTGCTATAGCAGCATAAAATGGATTTGCATTCAATAAAACTTTTAGTAAAAAAACACACCAGAAAACTGAAACAGATATTCTCAAACTCTTATTTAAGGTTTCATCGTATTCTTTTCCCATGTCTACTTCCCTCTATGTGTATAATGAGGTAATAACATCGGTGATGCCTTAGCCTCTTCTAAATTTTCAGATTTCAACATCTCATGGTATGAATTTACATGACTTAATGTTAAGTCTTTTAATTCTATACTCTTAGAAACTTCTCCTGCAGATGCTCCAGCTCTTCTTCCAAATACGATTATATCTAAAAGTGAGTTACCCATAAGTCTATTTCTACCGTGAATTCCTCCTGCTGCTTCTCCCGCTACATAAAGATTTTCAATCTCTGTTGATCCATCCTCTTTAATTAGTAACCCTCCATTTTGATAATGTAAAGTTGGATAGATTAAAATTGGTTCTTTTCTCATATCAATTCCAAACTTCTGATACATTCTCATCATTGCAGGAACTCTTTTCTCTATAGTTCCAGGCCCATTTAAAATCTCTATCAGTGGAGTATCTAACCAAACACCTTTCACTCCATTTGGAGCTTCTATTCCTTTACCAACTTTGTTACACTCTCTAATGATAGCTGATGCTTCAACGTCTCTTGTTTCTAGGTGATATACAAACTGTTCTCCATCAATATTTAAAGGTGTAGCTCCTAAACTACGAACTTTCTCTGTTACTAGTGCTCCAAATATTTGTGCTGGGAATGCAACTCCTGTTGGATGATACTGAATTGTATCAGCAAATGCTAATCTAGCTCCAGCTCTATATCCTAAAACTAATCCATCAGCTGTTGCTCCATAGTGATTGGATGTTGGGAACCCTTGATAATGAAGTCTTCCTGCTCCACCTGTTGCTAATATAACCGCTTTAGCTTTTGCTACATGGTACTCTTCAGTTTCTATATTGTATAAAACTGCTCCTGCAACTTTTCCATCTGTATCTAAAATCAGTTCTACTGCTGGTGAGAATTCTAGTACTTCAATCTCTTTATTTTGAACTTCATCTCTAAGAACACGCATTATTTCAGCTCCAGAATAATCTGCTGCCGCATGCATTCTTTTTCTTGATGTTCCTCCACCATGAGTTGTAACCATAGTTCCATCAATCTCTTTATCAAACATAACTCCTAAATCATCTAACCATTTTATAGCTAAAGGAGCATCTTTTACTAAAGCTGCTGCTAACTCGGGAACATTTGAATAGTGACCTCCACCCATAACATCTAAATAGTGCTTTGCTGGTGAATCATCAGGTTTATCTGCTGCTTGAATTCCACCCTCTGCCATCATAGTATTAGCATCACCAAAACGTAATTTTGTTGTGATTATTACTTTTGCTCCAGCTTTGTGAGCTTCTAAGGCAGCAGCGGCTCCAGCTCCTCCCCCTCCTATGATTAAAACATCAGCTTCATAATCAACTTTATTTAAATCTATCTCTATATTTTCTAATCTACTTTTTCCATGAAGTAAAGCTCCTAACTCGTTAGGTACTTTCTCTCCTTTATTTTTTCCTACTTTTATTTGAACAAATCCAGATTCTATATAATCCGGATGATTCTCTCTTAAAACCTCTGTTTTCTCATCCGCTGTCATTCTTGGGTAATCCCCTTGAGCTATTCTTTCAGCACGTGTCGCTTCAACTTTTTTTATTAGCTCCCTCATCTCTGGTGTATACATAACCACTCCTCCAACTCTCTATTTTGTTATGTCTCTATTATTATATAGATCTTTTAATTCTGATATATCCTTTTTCATTAACTCTTCTAAAGCTAAATTATGCTCTCCAGCTTCAATCTCTTTCACTCTATCATTTAAGTGAGTTGTTTCAGCTGCAATATATTTACCTGTCAATCTACGAGCTAGTAGTCCTACATTATAGTGAGTTATCCCAGCTGGACATCTTGTTGCACAAATTCCACAAGATACACAGTCAAATGATGCATGAGCACACTTCTCTAACTCTCCTCTTTGAGCGTATCCAATATACTGCATTACCTCTAAGCTTTGAGAGCATCCTTTTGTACAAGAGTTACATCCTATACACTTGTATATCTCTGGATAGTATTTAGCTATCGAATCTGCTGTTGCATCTAACTCATTTATATCATAACTTCCCTTATCCCCTGGGAAAAATGGAATCTGAGTTAAGTACATATCGTCTTCAACCTTACTTTGGCAAGCTAAAACAACTTTCATCTCTTTGTTTCCCTTTACTCTATAAACAGTTGCACACGCTCCACAGAATCCTGATCTACATCCACACCCTCTTTTAAGTTGATATCCAGCATACTCCATAGATTCCATTATTGTTAATGTATTAGGAACAGAGTATCTCTTACCTAATATATATATATCTACCATTTTTTTATCTGTCACTTTTTTATTCCTCCTAGCAAAGTATTAATATTCATCTGGAAGTTCTGTTATCTCATCACATCTGAATACAGGTCCATCTTTACAAACATATTTGTCTCCGATATTACAACGACCACATTTTCCAAAACCACACTTCATTTTTAACTCTAAAGTTGTATAAACCTGCTCTTTTTTAAAACCAATCTCTTCCAACCCTTGAAGAACATATTTAATCATAATTGGTGGCCCACAAACTAAAGCAACTTTGTTTGTATCAAACCCTAATTCTTTTATATAACTAGGTACAAACCCAACATGACCATTCCAGTTTTCAGCTTCTCTATCTACTGTCAAATGTACATCTGTATCTTTTGAATTAGGCCAAACTCCAAATATATCTTTTGGATGAACTAAATCTTCTGGAGTTCTTGCTCCGTAAACTATATCAACTTTTCCAAACTCATCTCTTTTATCCATAACATAGTTTATAACCGATCTTAAAGGAGCTAATCCGATTCCTCCACCAATAAATAAAAGGTCCTTTCCTTTTAAAAGTTCTACTGGGAAGTTATTTCCATAAGGTCCTCTTATTCCTATTTCATCTCCAGCTTCTAGTGTATGTAAGTAGTCTGTTACTACTCCACATTTTTTTATACTGCACTCTATATATCCCTCTTCCGTTGGTGATGAAGTTATTGAAAATATAGCTTCTCCCAATGGAGGAACAGATATCATAGCACATTGTCCTGGCATAAATTCAAATGGTGCTTTACCATCCTTTGATACTATTCTAAATGTTGTTACATCTGGAGTATCTCTTCTTACAAACTCTAACTTTGCTAACTGTGGAACCAAAGGATCCTTCTCATGACATGTACAAGCCATTATTTATTCACCACCAATTTTTTTATTACTTTTACTATATCTAAATGCACAGGACATTTCTCTATACATCTTCCACATCCAACACATGAGTATACGCCATCATGATTAGCTGGATAATAAACTAACTTATGCATAAATCTTTGTCTTACTCTTTGCATCTGAGTTGTTCTAGGATTTCCATGAGCCATCAGTGTAAAATCTGAATACATACACGAATCCCAACATCTAAATCTCTCTCCACCATTATTTCCAGCATAATCTTTTACATCATAACAGTGACAAGTTGGACAAACATAAGTACAAGACCCACAAGCTAAACATCTTCTTGCTAAATCTTTCCAAACTTTTTCATTTTCAAATACCTCTTTTAAATCTCCAATTTTATCAATTTCTAAATTATTTAAGGTATTTTCTGCAGACATTTTTGTAATTCTCTCTTTTGCTTCATTATATAAAATTTCATCTTCTGATTTTACATCTTCTAAAATATCTTTAAGTAACTCAGTTAATCTCTTACCATTTTCACTAACTTCATTCCAATAATAGAAATCCCCACAATCAACTAGGGCCACATCTGTAGATTTTAAAACTCCTGCTGGCTCTACTCCAAAAACTTCGCAAAAACAACTACTTTCGATGTTGTTACAAGCTAAAGATATAACAATACCTCTATCTCTATGAGCCTTATAATAAGTATCTACTGGTTCTCTTAAAAATATATTATCTAAAATTTCTAATGATTTTATATCACAAGGTCTTGCTCCAAAAATTACATATCTATCCTCTGATACACTTTCAACACTGAATTTTATCTTTTTATTCTCTGTTTTAAATTTTAAATAAGTTTCACTTTGAGGAAATACAAAGTTTTTTAAAGGAACTGCTGTTTTTAAAGTTTTTAAATCTACCTCTCCATCTTCATGAAAATTTTTAAACTTTAAAGTTCCTTTATCCATTTTAGGAAGGAATAGATTATACTCTTCATCTATTTTTTTCCAAAGATTATCTAAATTATTTTTAAATAATTTTTTCATTACTTCCCTCCTTTTTTATCTGAAAAACTATCTTTATCCTCTATATCAAAGTTTGAAAGACTATCCTCTTCAGCTCCATAAAGCTCCTCTAAATCTTTTATAATCTTTCTATTTATTTTTCCTAAAGGAATTCCTACAGGACAAATTCTTTCACACTCTCCACAATCCGAGCAACGCCCAGCTACGTGATAAGCTCTTATAATCTGATAAAATCCTGTTTCACTTTCATTGTTTGCTTTTCCTAAAACATCCTCATCTTTATTTTCAAAAACACAAGTTTCACAGTTACAAGCAGGACAGATATTTCTACAAGCGTTACATCTAATACACTTTGATAACTCTCCCATCCAGTACTCATATCTTTCATCATAACTCATATTTTCAATCTCTTTTACTTCAGCATACTTATCTAAATTTTCATTTAAACAAGTTTCACACTTTTTAAATCCCTCTCCTGTAACAAAATCTTTCATTCCATCGCAGGCAACTTCATAAACTACAACGTTTTCTTTTGATAATCTATTATCCATTATAATTTGATCAAAACCTTTTCTATCACATTTTTTTAAGAAAACTCCTACTTTTTTTCCGTTATGAGTCTCTTCTATTAAATATTTTGCTAAATTATTTACACAATATTCATCAAAAATCAGTGTATCTAGTTCTGACTCTTCATCTATAAATGCCGGTATTGACTCTATTGAATCATCCTCTTTTTTCCATCCAATTATCATATCAATTTTTTTTGATATAAAATCCTCTTTTGCTTTTAATATCATCTCTATCTTTCCCATCTCGTATCCCTCAACTTTCTATTAGGTCCTAGTGTATGAACTTTTTCTAAAATATCATTCATAACTGTAGAAAACTTATTTGCTTCAGCTGCTGATATCCAATCAACTTTAAAACGTTCTTTCTCTATTCCCATAAATTGTAAAAGATTTGTAAATACTGAGAAACGTCTTCTTGTATAATAGTTTCCTGTAGAGTAGTGACAATCTCCTGGATGACATCCTGCCATTACAACTCCATCAGCTCCTTTTTGGAATGCACGAAGTACAAAGTTAGGATTAACTCTACATGAGCAAGGAACACGAATTATCTTTACATTTGCTGGGTAATTTAATCTACTTGTTCCCGCTAAGTCCGCTCCTGCATAACTACACCAGTTACAACAAAATGCAACGATTAGTGGTTTGAACTCTTCGTTCTTATTTATTTCTAAAGACATATTGCGTCTACCTCCGCCATTATCTGTTTATTCGTAAATCCTTTTAAATCTATAGCTCCCGGACGGCAAGAAACAGTACATCCTCCACATCCTTGACAAAGTGCCTCATTTACTTCAGCAACCTCTTTTCTGATAACTTTTCCATGATCATACACATCTACCATTTTTATTTTTATAGCATCATATGGACACATCTTAGAACAAGCTTTACACCCACTACACATATTTTTATTTACACTTGAAACACAAGCGTTGTTAGTTAACTCTTTCTTACTTAGAAGAATTATCGTTTTTGCTGCTGCTGCACTCGCTTGAGCTACTGTTTCAGGAATATCTTTTGGACCTTGGCAAGCTCCTGCTAAATATATTCCTGCTGAAGCAGTTTCAACTGGTTTTAATTTTGGATGAGCTTCTGTAAAGAAGTTATTTAAATCACTACTGATATTTAGTTTTCTTTTCAATGCTACTGCATCTGGTTTAGCTACTGTTGCCGATGATAAAACTACCATATCCGCATCTATCTCTAATGGAACACCTGCAAGAGAATCAACAGCTTGAACCATAAGTTTTTCTCCTTCTGGAATAACCTTTCCAACCATTCCTTTTATGTAGTGAACCCCGTATTCTTCTACTGCTCTTCTATGGAACTCATCAAAGTTTTTTCCAGGTGTACGAACATCTATATAGAATACATAAACTTCTGTGTCAGGATATTTATCTTTTATCAGCATTGCATGTTTTGCTGTATACATACAACAAATTTTTGAACAGTAAGATTTTCCTCTCTCACTTGTATCTCTTGATCCAACACATTGTACAAAAACAACTTTCTTAGGTCTTTCTCCATTTGATGGTTTTACAAACTTTCCTTTTGTTGGTCCTGCTGCATTCGTCAATCTTTCAAACTCTAACCCTGTTATTACATCTGGATGCTCATATGCATACTCTCCAAAGTTATCTAGTTTTATAA
Above is a genomic segment from Cetobacterium sp. ZOR0034 containing:
- a CDS encoding O-methyltransferase codes for the protein MLDELKEANGYVVSKIEETDSLILEMEAFALEHNVPIVTKEVAKYLDFLVSSHNFKNILEIGTAIGYSGTIMGRVAKKNGGKLTTIEIDEVRYNQALENFKKGDLLDSVNLILGDGTEEVKKLNEKFDFIFIDASKGHYMEFFNDSFERLTENGMIFIDNIMFRGYLYKEYPKRFKTIVRRLDEFITYLSQNHDFVLLPFGDGIGLVKK
- a CDS encoding aromatic acid exporter family protein, giving the protein MGKEYDETLNKSLRISVSVFWCVFLLKVLLNANPFYAAIAAVSCLQGTVKDSVKVGIERVIGTIFGGLMGLLAIYFITTEASDFKGSIIMALSMVIIIFGCTYVLKKPSSNTIACIVFLGIATNMEGRDPYFWAGKRILTTIVGVIIALTCNWILNGEYKYLERYKDRYKKSRM
- a CDS encoding FAD-dependent oxidoreductase; the protein is MYTPEMRELIKKVEATRAERIAQGDYPRMTADEKTEVLRENHPDYIESGFVQIKVGKNKGEKVPNELGALLHGKSRLENIEIDLNKVDYEADVLIIGGGGAGAAAALEAHKAGAKVIITTKLRFGDANTMMAEGGIQAADKPDDSPAKHYLDVMGGGHYSNVPELAAALVKDAPLAIKWLDDLGVMFDKEIDGTMVTTHGGGTSRKRMHAAADYSGAEIMRVLRDEVQNKEIEVLEFSPAVELILDTDGKVAGAVLYNIETEEYHVAKAKAVILATGGAGRLHYQGFPTSNHYGATADGLVLGYRAGARLAFADTIQYHPTGVAFPAQIFGALVTEKVRSLGATPLNIDGEQFVYHLETRDVEASAIIRECNKVGKGIEAPNGVKGVWLDTPLIEILNGPGTIEKRVPAMMRMYQKFGIDMRKEPILIYPTLHYQNGGLLIKEDGSTEIENLYVAGEAAGGIHGRNRLMGNSLLDIIVFGRRAGASAGEVSKSIELKDLTLSHVNSYHEMLKSENLEEAKASPMLLPHYTHRGK
- a CDS encoding 4Fe-4S dicluster domain-containing protein; this encodes MTDKKMVDIYILGKRYSVPNTLTIMESMEYAGYQLKRGCGCRSGFCGACATVYRVKGNKEMKVVLACQSKVEDDMYLTQIPFFPGDKGSYDINELDATADSIAKYYPEIYKCIGCNSCTKGCSQSLEVMQYIGYAQRGELEKCAHASFDCVSCGICATRCPAGITHYNVGLLARRLTGKYIAAETTHLNDRVKEIEAGEHNLALEELMKKDISELKDLYNNRDITK
- a CDS encoding FAD/NAD(P)-binding protein; the encoded protein is MACTCHEKDPLVPQLAKLEFVRRDTPDVTTFRIVSKDGKAPFEFMPGQCAMISVPPLGEAIFSITSSPTEEGYIECSIKKCGVVTDYLHTLEAGDEIGIRGPYGNNFPVELLKGKDLLFIGGGIGLAPLRSVINYVMDKRDEFGKVDIVYGARTPEDLVHPKDIFGVWPNSKDTDVHLTVDREAENWNGHVGFVPSYIKELGFDTNKVALVCGPPIMIKYVLQGLEEIGFKKEQVYTTLELKMKCGFGKCGRCNIGDKYVCKDGPVFRCDEITELPDEY
- a CDS encoding 4Fe-4S dicluster domain-containing protein; translated protein: MKKLFKNNLDNLWKKIDEEYNLFLPKMDKGTLKFKNFHEDGEVDLKTLKTAVPLKNFVFPQSETYLKFKTENKKIKFSVESVSEDRYVIFGARPCDIKSLEILDNIFLREPVDTYYKAHRDRGIVISLACNNIESSCFCEVFGVEPAGVLKSTDVALVDCGDFYYWNEVSENGKRLTELLKDILEDVKSEDEILYNEAKERITKMSAENTLNNLEIDKIGDLKEVFENEKVWKDLARRCLACGSCTYVCPTCHCYDVKDYAGNNGGERFRCWDSCMYSDFTLMAHGNPRTTQMQRVRQRFMHKLVYYPANHDGVYSCVGCGRCIEKCPVHLDIVKVIKKLVVNK
- a CDS encoding 4Fe-4S dicluster domain-containing protein translates to MGKIEMILKAKEDFISKKIDMIIGWKKEDDSIESIPAFIDEESELDTLIFDEYCVNNLAKYLIEETHNGKKVGVFLKKCDRKGFDQIIMDNRLSKENVVVYEVACDGMKDFVTGEGFKKCETCLNENLDKYAEVKEIENMSYDERYEYWMGELSKCIRCNACRNICPACNCETCVFENKDEDVLGKANNESETGFYQIIRAYHVAGRCSDCGECERICPVGIPLGKINRKIIKDLEELYGAEEDSLSNFDIEDKDSFSDKKGGK
- a CDS encoding hydrogenase iron-sulfur subunit, producing MSLEINKNEEFKPLIVAFCCNWCSYAGADLAGTSRLNYPANVKIIRVPCSCRVNPNFVLRAFQKGADGVVMAGCHPGDCHYSTGNYYTRRRFSVFTNLLQFMGIEKERFKVDWISAAEANKFSTVMNDILEKVHTLGPNRKLRDTRWER